Proteins co-encoded in one Nonomuraea helvata genomic window:
- the fbaA gene encoding class II fructose-bisphosphate aldolase yields the protein MPIATPEVYAEMLDRAKAGGFAYPAINVTSSQTLNAALRGFAEAESDGIVQVSTGGAEFLSGATVKDMVTGATALAEYARVVAAKYPVTVALHTDHCPKDKLDGFMRPLIDISLERVSKGLDPLFQSHMWDGSAVPLDENLEIAKELLEKCARARIIMEMEIGVVGGEEDGVVGEINEKLYTTPEDALATAEAVGLGEKGRYILAATFGNVHGVYKPGHVKLRPSVLKELQDAVGAKYGKEKAFDLVFHGGSGSSLEEIHEAISYGVVKMNIDTDTQYAFTRPVADHMFRNYDGVLKVDGEVGNKKAYDPRSYGKAAEAGMAARVVEACENLKSSGTKIS from the coding sequence ATGCCTATTGCAACTCCAGAGGTCTACGCTGAGATGCTCGACCGGGCCAAGGCCGGCGGATTCGCCTACCCGGCGATCAACGTGACGTCGTCGCAGACGTTGAACGCCGCCCTGCGCGGCTTCGCGGAGGCGGAGAGCGACGGCATCGTCCAGGTCTCCACGGGCGGCGCCGAATTCCTCTCGGGAGCCACCGTAAAAGACATGGTCACGGGCGCGACGGCGCTGGCGGAGTACGCGCGGGTCGTGGCCGCGAAATATCCCGTCACGGTGGCGCTGCACACCGACCACTGCCCCAAGGACAAGCTCGACGGCTTCATGCGGCCGCTGATCGACATCTCCCTTGAGCGGGTCTCCAAGGGCCTCGACCCGCTCTTCCAGTCGCACATGTGGGACGGCTCGGCCGTGCCGCTCGACGAGAACCTGGAGATCGCCAAGGAGCTCCTGGAGAAGTGCGCCAGGGCGCGGATCATCATGGAGATGGAGATCGGCGTCGTCGGCGGCGAGGAGGACGGCGTCGTCGGCGAGATCAACGAGAAGCTCTACACGACGCCCGAGGACGCGCTGGCCACCGCCGAGGCCGTGGGCCTCGGTGAGAAGGGCCGCTACATCCTGGCGGCGACGTTCGGCAACGTGCACGGCGTCTACAAGCCGGGCCACGTCAAGCTGCGGCCGAGCGTGCTGAAGGAGCTCCAGGACGCGGTCGGGGCCAAGTACGGCAAGGAGAAGGCGTTCGACCTGGTCTTCCACGGCGGCTCCGGCTCGTCGCTCGAGGAGATCCACGAGGCCATCTCGTACGGCGTCGTCAAGATGAACATCGACACCGACACCCAGTACGCCTTCACCAGGCCGGTCGCGGACCACATGTTCCGCAACTACGACGGCGTGCTGAAGGTGGACGGCGAAGTGGGCAACAAGAAGGCGTACGACCCGCGTTCGTACGGCAAGGCCGCCGAGGCCGGGATGGCGGCGCGCGTCGTCGAGGCGTGCGAGAACCTCAAGTCGAGTGGGACGAAGATCTCGTAG
- a CDS encoding DUF3151 domain-containing protein has protein sequence MDNLLAGPPPTQLPDLPEAREALESGAKAADVAARFPAHPAAWASLAEEYFAQGHAVTSYAFARTGYHRGLDQLRRNGWKGHGPIPWEHEPNRGFLRCLYALSRAAQAIGEKDEAERCLQFLKDSTETGYDVLTKG, from the coding sequence ATGGATAACCTTCTCGCCGGGCCGCCCCCGACTCAACTGCCGGATCTGCCCGAGGCCAGGGAGGCGCTCGAATCGGGCGCCAAGGCCGCCGACGTGGCCGCCCGCTTCCCCGCCCATCCGGCGGCATGGGCGTCGCTCGCGGAGGAGTACTTCGCGCAGGGCCATGCCGTCACCTCCTACGCCTTCGCCCGCACGGGCTATCACCGCGGGCTCGACCAGCTGCGTCGCAACGGCTGGAAGGGGCACGGGCCCATCCCTTGGGAGCACGAGCCCAACCGCGGCTTCCTGCGCTGCCTGTACGCCCTGTCCAGGGCCGCCCAGGCGATCGGCGAGAAGGACGAGGCCGAGCGGTGCCTGCAGTTCCTCAAGGACAGCACGGAGACCGGTTACGACGTGCTCACCAAGGGCTAG
- a CDS encoding adenylosuccinate synthase: MPAAVLVGAQWGDEGKGKATDLLGGDVDYVVRYQGGNNAGHTVVIGDQKYALHLLPTGILSPDVVPVIGNGVVIDPGVLLSEIDGLAARGISAERLLISSNAHLIMPHHKALDKVTERYLGKAKIGTTGRGIGPAYGDKIARMGVRVQDLLDPGILAKKIEVALTEKNQVLTKVYNRRGIEPSAVLEEYLAYAERLKPHIADTSLVLSKALDEGKFVLLEGGQGTLLDIDHGTYPFVTSSSPTSGGACAGAGIPPNRLTKIIGILKAYTTRVGSGPFPTELTDEVGEWLRQTGGEYGVTTGRNRRCGWFDAVIARYATRINGITDYFLTKLDVLSGLEKIPVCVAYEVDGVRHDEIPMTQTDFHHAVPVYEELPGWQEDITSAKSFDDLPPTAQAYVRALEEMSGAPISAIGVGPGRDQTVVVRSLV, from the coding sequence ATGCCGGCTGCCGTTCTCGTTGGCGCCCAGTGGGGCGATGAGGGCAAGGGCAAGGCCACCGACCTGCTCGGTGGCGACGTCGACTACGTCGTCCGCTATCAGGGTGGCAACAACGCGGGACACACCGTGGTCATCGGGGACCAGAAATACGCGCTCCACCTCCTACCCACGGGAATCCTGTCGCCTGACGTCGTGCCGGTGATCGGCAACGGCGTGGTCATCGACCCCGGGGTGCTGCTGAGCGAGATCGACGGGCTGGCCGCGCGCGGCATCTCCGCCGAGCGGCTGCTGATCTCGTCCAACGCGCACCTGATCATGCCCCACCACAAGGCCCTCGACAAGGTCACCGAGCGCTACCTCGGCAAGGCCAAGATCGGCACCACGGGGCGCGGCATCGGGCCGGCGTACGGCGACAAGATCGCTCGCATGGGCGTGCGCGTGCAGGACCTGCTCGACCCCGGCATCCTGGCGAAGAAGATCGAGGTCGCCCTGACCGAGAAGAACCAGGTGCTGACCAAGGTCTACAACCGGCGCGGCATCGAACCCTCCGCCGTCCTGGAGGAGTACCTCGCCTACGCCGAGCGCCTCAAGCCGCACATCGCCGACACCTCGCTGGTGCTCTCCAAGGCGCTGGACGAGGGCAAGTTCGTGCTGCTGGAGGGCGGCCAGGGCACGCTGCTGGACATCGACCACGGCACGTACCCCTTCGTCACGTCCTCCTCGCCCACCTCGGGCGGGGCCTGCGCCGGCGCCGGCATCCCGCCGAACCGCCTCACCAAGATCATCGGCATCCTCAAGGCGTACACCACCCGCGTCGGCTCCGGTCCCTTCCCGACCGAGCTGACCGACGAGGTGGGCGAATGGCTGCGGCAGACGGGCGGCGAGTACGGCGTCACCACCGGCCGCAACCGGCGCTGCGGGTGGTTCGACGCGGTCATCGCCCGCTACGCGACCCGGATCAACGGCATCACCGACTACTTCCTCACCAAGCTGGACGTGCTGTCCGGCCTGGAGAAGATCCCGGTGTGCGTCGCCTACGAGGTGGACGGCGTGCGGCACGACGAGATCCCGATGACGCAGACGGACTTCCACCACGCCGTTCCGGTCTACGAGGAACTGCCGGGGTGGCAGGAGGACATCACCAGCGCCAAGTCGTTCGACGACCTGCCGCCCACCGCGCAGGCGTACGTGCGGGCGCTGGAGGAGATGAGCGGCGCCCCGATCTCGGCCATCGGCGTCGGCCCCGGCCGCGACCAGACCGTGGTGGTGCGCTCGCTCGTCTGA
- a CDS encoding serine/threonine-protein kinase, protein MTLLGGRYRLQSQLGEGGMGTVWRATDELLQQEVAVKEVKLPPDLDAASRTELTERTLREARAAARLRSHPSIVTVHDVVLDGGRPWIVMELIRGRSLDQTVRDNGPLPPQQVAGIGLRVLDALAAAHASGVMHRDVKPANVMLTDDGRVLLTDFGIATIAGDPALTQSGFLTGSPGYIAPERLRGETDGPPADLWSLGATLFTAVEGGPPFAGPNTAAVLAAVLMQEPAPFRLAGPLAPVLAAILEKDPAQRCLPDEAARSLQAVHQGNPSTAPALRQRRTRPVRPPRRGRTKLAVGAVLAVVLVVTATVVVVPRLFPNVVRILGFALSPPVTYSVPTYSVPKFGLPTATTQGIKRDFEACDLLTNAQVRSLLGGTAKRQYLTAGNCMWNKGDGTALNLSASKSAWSASAAHEMTVKNMKEEPKRVPGTRLRKGPDVGDEAYSFTQKSTLGGLTLYRTQISFCVSNVWVLIYHHSRRPGFATGDRAAKLVAAALEKYR, encoded by the coding sequence GTGACGTTGCTCGGGGGCCGCTACCGGCTGCAGTCGCAGCTCGGCGAAGGCGGCATGGGCACGGTCTGGCGGGCGACGGACGAGCTGCTCCAGCAGGAGGTGGCCGTCAAGGAGGTCAAGTTACCGCCCGACCTCGACGCGGCCTCGCGGACCGAGCTGACCGAACGCACGCTCCGCGAGGCGCGGGCCGCGGCGCGGCTGCGTTCCCACCCGTCCATCGTCACCGTGCACGACGTCGTCCTCGACGGCGGGCGGCCGTGGATCGTCATGGAACTGATCCGCGGCCGCTCCCTCGACCAGACCGTACGTGACAACGGCCCGCTGCCGCCGCAGCAGGTCGCCGGGATCGGCCTGCGGGTGCTCGACGCCCTCGCGGCCGCGCACGCGTCGGGCGTCATGCACCGGGACGTCAAGCCCGCCAACGTCATGCTCACCGACGACGGACGGGTGCTGCTGACCGACTTCGGCATCGCGACCATCGCCGGAGACCCCGCGCTCACCCAGTCCGGCTTCCTGACCGGCTCGCCCGGCTACATCGCGCCCGAACGTCTGAGGGGCGAGACGGACGGCCCGCCCGCCGACCTGTGGTCGCTCGGCGCCACGCTCTTCACGGCCGTGGAGGGCGGCCCGCCGTTCGCCGGCCCGAACACCGCCGCCGTGCTGGCGGCCGTGCTGATGCAGGAGCCCGCCCCCTTCCGGCTGGCAGGACCGCTCGCGCCCGTGCTGGCCGCGATCCTGGAGAAGGACCCGGCGCAGCGCTGCCTGCCGGACGAGGCGGCCCGCTCACTGCAGGCCGTCCACCAGGGGAACCCCTCGACCGCCCCGGCCCTGCGGCAGAGGCGCACCAGGCCGGTACGCCCGCCTCGACGCGGCCGGACCAAGCTCGCCGTGGGTGCCGTGCTGGCGGTGGTGCTGGTCGTGACGGCCACGGTCGTGGTCGTGCCGCGCCTGTTCCCCAACGTCGTCCGCATACTCGGCTTCGCGCTCTCGCCCCCGGTCACCTACTCGGTGCCGACCTACTCGGTGCCGAAATTCGGCCTGCCGACGGCGACCACACAGGGCATCAAACGCGACTTCGAGGCGTGCGACCTGCTGACCAACGCCCAGGTGCGCTCGTTGCTGGGCGGTACGGCCAAGCGCCAGTACCTGACCGCCGGCAACTGCATGTGGAACAAGGGGGACGGCACCGCGCTGAACCTCAGCGCCAGCAAGTCCGCCTGGAGCGCCAGCGCCGCCCATGAGATGACAGTCAAGAACATGAAGGAGGAGCCGAAGCGCGTCCCGGGGACCAGGCTCCGCAAGGGGCCGGACGTGGGCGACGAGGCGTACAGCTTCACCCAGAAGTCGACGCTCGGCGGGCTGACGCTCTACCGGACGCAGATCTCCTTCTGCGTGTCGAACGTCTGGGTGCTGATCTATCACCACAGCCGGCGGCCCGGGTTCGCCACCGGTGACCGGGCGGCCAAGCTCGTCGCGGCGGCCCTCGAGAAGTATCGCTAG